Proteins encoded together in one Oreochromis aureus strain Israel breed Guangdong linkage group 23, ZZ_aureus, whole genome shotgun sequence window:
- the si:ch211-212d10.2 gene encoding Rieske domain-containing protein: MASGSGDEEGNTGGVSWRLIGPAPELSKKRCRLMHSSLGYDSDVCLFYVKGEFFAMDARCSHSGGPLCEGDIEEADGVLQVFCPWHDYNFDLRTGRSGTSLQQQVYEVKLEDGNVYVKHRSRLSLQPFPPDRKS; the protein is encoded by the exons ATGGCTTCTGGCTCCGGAGATGAAGAGGGAAACACGGGGGGCGTTTCATGGAGACTCATAGGCCCAGCCCCGGAGCTTTCCAAGAAGCGCTGCCGTCTAATGCACTCCTCTCTCGGCTATGATTCCGATGTCTGCCTCTTCTATGTGAAGGGGGAGTTTTTTGCAATGGATGCTCGCTGTTCACACtccg GCGGTCCTCTGTGTGAGGGGGACATTGAGGAGGCTGACGGAGTCCTGCAGGTCTTCTGTCCCTGGCATGAttataactttgatctcaggaCTGGAAGGTCAGGGACATCACTACAG CAACAAGTGTATGAAGTCAAGCTGGAGGATGgaaatgtttatgtgaagcacaGAAGTCGTCTGTCCTTACAGCCTTTTCCTCCAGATCGGAAAAGCTGA